From one Pseudomonas sp. B21-048 genomic stretch:
- a CDS encoding cobalt-precorrin-6A reductase has protein sequence MKRVLLLGGVTEALAIARTLGPEHIYSLAGVGRVPTDLNCQVRVGGYGGAEGLAQFIRDEGIDLLLDATHPYAAQISQNAATAAKLSSIACWALRRPAWQPQAGDDWREVSDWDELIEALKPFRRPLFTLGREPLQHLHEIPPEQFWTLRALDVYPGNERCEVIGARGPFLIEDERELFERRQIDVLISKNSGSTATEPKLEVARERGVPVLVLKRPVLPGVEREFGAVTEVIAALTQNP, from the coding sequence ATGAAGCGCGTGTTGTTGCTCGGTGGCGTCACAGAAGCATTGGCCATCGCCCGAACCCTGGGGCCGGAACACATCTATAGCCTGGCCGGTGTCGGTCGTGTGCCGACGGATCTGAACTGCCAGGTTCGGGTTGGCGGCTATGGCGGCGCTGAAGGTCTGGCGCAATTCATTCGGGATGAAGGCATTGATCTACTGCTGGATGCGACCCATCCCTACGCGGCCCAAATCAGCCAGAACGCCGCCACCGCCGCGAAGTTGAGCAGCATTGCGTGCTGGGCCCTGCGGCGTCCGGCCTGGCAACCACAAGCTGGGGATGACTGGCGTGAAGTCAGCGACTGGGACGAACTGATCGAAGCACTGAAACCCTTCCGCCGACCGCTGTTCACCCTCGGACGCGAACCGCTGCAGCACTTGCACGAAATACCGCCGGAGCAATTCTGGACATTGCGTGCGCTGGATGTTTATCCCGGGAATGAGCGCTGCGAAGTGATCGGCGCGCGTGGGCCGTTTCTGATCGAGGATGAACGCGAGCTGTTCGAGCGACGGCAGATCGACGTGCTGATCAGCAAAAACAGCGGCAGCACTGCCACCGAGCCGAAACTTGAAGTGGCACGGGAGCGTGGAGTGCCGGTGCTGGTGTTGAAGCGGCCGGTGTTGCCGGGGGTTGAGCGGGAGTTTGGGGCGGTGACTGAGGTTATAGCGGCCCTTACGCAAAACCCGTAG
- a CDS encoding DUF2946 domain-containing protein, which yields MRRPSVSRRQSLSLTRGSWISLFAMLMIFIGPLISQSMPMDSRAAMSASMLMDMGTDMSTMGHADHGAQPAAEHCPPKADHHALWEKCSYCSLLFNCPALTGGLSFVAFDSPPTTTFSTPATRLGHARQTFFPGARTRAPPIVA from the coding sequence ATGCGTAGGCCGTCCGTGTCCCGCCGTCAGTCATTGAGCCTGACGCGCGGCAGCTGGATCAGCCTGTTCGCCATGCTGATGATTTTTATCGGTCCGCTGATTTCTCAGTCGATGCCGATGGATTCGCGCGCGGCTATGTCTGCGAGCATGTTGATGGACATGGGCACGGACATGTCGACGATGGGGCACGCCGACCACGGCGCGCAACCCGCCGCCGAGCACTGCCCGCCCAAAGCCGACCATCACGCACTCTGGGAAAAATGCAGCTATTGCAGCCTGCTGTTCAATTGCCCGGCGCTCACTGGCGGTCTGTCCTTCGTCGCCTTCGACAGCCCACCGACAACCACTTTCAGCACTCCCGCCACCCGCCTGGGCCACGCCCGGCAAACCTTCTTCCCCGGTGCCCGCACCCGCGCCCCGCCCATCGTCGCGTAA
- a CDS encoding DUF2946 domain-containing protein translates to MSRQRLAFAWIACFAVLFNMLAMPMSGAMAQTAKSPAEQLLWGSFCSSNGTKLVAISLGDIEQKAPQSDDHSNMQHCWCCSGSAPLVALPGHAQQLYFARFEANRSLPPATLDTPTPRQQWPSLNPRASPLV, encoded by the coding sequence ATGTCCCGACAACGGCTCGCATTTGCCTGGATCGCCTGCTTTGCAGTGCTGTTCAACATGCTCGCCATGCCGATGTCCGGAGCGATGGCGCAGACGGCGAAATCGCCTGCAGAGCAATTGTTGTGGGGCAGTTTCTGCTCTTCCAACGGCACCAAGCTGGTGGCGATTTCCCTGGGCGACATCGAGCAGAAAGCTCCGCAGAGCGACGATCATTCCAACATGCAGCATTGCTGGTGCTGCTCGGGTTCCGCGCCATTGGTGGCGTTGCCGGGGCATGCGCAGCAGTTGTATTTCGCGCGTTTTGAGGCCAATCGAAGCCTGCCGCCTGCCACGCTCGACACACCAACACCGCGCCAGCAATGGCCGAGTCTCAACCCCCGCGCATCCCCTCTGGTGTGA
- a CDS encoding copper chaperone PCu(A)C produces MLNKLIVLAVLLLPACFANAHEYKAGELEIAHPWSQELPPNAPTVAAYFVIHNSGKTADRLLSVDSPISGKAELHEHVKQNDLMKMQQVPSVEIPAGGEATFAPMAYHVMLLELKDRSLLSDGKRFPLTMHFEKAGDVTVDVAVQKKAPDGMQEHMHAH; encoded by the coding sequence ATGTTGAACAAACTCATCGTTCTGGCTGTGTTGCTGCTGCCTGCCTGTTTTGCCAATGCTCACGAATACAAGGCTGGCGAGCTTGAGATCGCCCATCCGTGGTCGCAAGAGTTGCCGCCTAACGCGCCGACCGTCGCGGCGTATTTCGTGATTCACAACAGCGGCAAAACCGCCGACCGACTGCTGAGCGTCGACTCGCCAATTTCAGGAAAGGCCGAGTTGCACGAGCACGTGAAGCAAAACGATTTGATGAAAATGCAGCAAGTGCCCAGCGTCGAGATTCCGGCGGGCGGCGAAGCCACGTTTGCACCGATGGCGTATCACGTGATGCTGCTGGAGCTCAAAGACCGCAGCCTGTTGAGTGACGGCAAGCGCTTCCCGCTGACAATGCATTTCGAGAAGGCCGGCGATGTGACGGTCGACGTCGCGGTGCAGAAAAAGGCGCCGGACGGCATGCAAGAGCACATGCACGCCCATTAA